The Acidovorax sp. RAC01 genomic sequence TTCAAGGTACGCACCCATGAAGCTCTGCATGGCGTGGCCATAGAACCGGATGATGTTGGCCAGCACGGCTTCGGTGAACATCGGCGCGCCGCCGGCTTCCTCTTCCAGAATGATCTGCAGCAGGATGCTGCGCGTAAGGTCTTCGCCGGTCTTGGCATCGCGCACGACCACCACCTGGTGGTCCATGACCAGCTGGCGTACTTCGGCCAGCGTGATATAGGTCGAGGTGTCCGTGTCGTAGAGGCGGCGGTTGGGGTACTTCTTGATCACACGCTGTGCTGGCTTTGCGCCAGCGGTGCTTTGCTTGTCGGACACAACGAAACTCCCGAGGGACATGGCCCCATCTAATCTATTGCAGTGCAGCAGATTCTAGGAGGCCAGTGAGGCCCGTCCGGGAAAGGATAACCCTAGGTGTCTGCAAGCCCCCCCGCAGCACCGGCTCCAGACGCACCCCTTTGGCAACGTTGGCTTGCAAAGTGGCCGCAGCCGCGCGCAGGCAAACGGCGTACTGCGTCGCTCAGTTGACTTTGGGGGAGGCCCGAGGGATCAGTAGCCCATCTTGAAGTAGGCCAGCACGATCACAGCCAGCACAGAAACGGCGGCCGCGAACCAGAACACCCGAATGTCGTACATGCCGAGTTCAGGGTCGGTGTCAAAGAAGGTCGGGCGCGAAGCGGGGGCGGGTGTTTCCATGGTGTATCCCTTGCAAGTTGGAGTTGCGAAGGTAGCTCCTCGCTCAGCCCGGCGCGTGTCGGACAACCGCCCATCCCGAAGACTGAAATCCGTCCTCTGTGTGCCACCTTGCGCGAAGTAACCGAAAGGAGAAGATCAGGGCAGAAACAAAAAAGCCGCCCTGGAAGGCGGCTTTGGCGTCAAACCACAGGGGCTTGAAGGATGACCATCGTTTTACAACGCCTGAATGCTGGTTTCATTCAGGCAAAACGTGGTAGGCGCGATTGGACTCGAACCAACGACCCCCACCATGTCAAGGTGGTGCTCTAACCAGCTGAGCTACGCGCCTGTCGTTGTTTAGACCACGATTATAGCCATAAAAATGGCGCCCTCCGGAAAGTGGCCCGCAATCTCGCCCTCCATCCGCATGCCTGCACGAGGCGACGCACGGCCTGCCGTCAGCGGCGGCGCGCCGAGCGCACGCCCTGCACGCCTGCGACGATCGACAGCACCTTGTTCAGCCGCCCTGAGTCCGCGACTTCGACGGTGAACGTCATCCAGGCCGTGCCCTTGACCGACTGTGTCTGCACGCCGATCACATTGGTCTTCTCCCGCGCAAACACCTCGGAGATGTCACGCAACAGGCCCTGCCGGTCAGCGGCCTCCACGGCCACATCAACGGGGTACACGGCTGCAGCGGCGGCACGCTTGGGCGCGCCCCATTCGACGTCGATGACGCGTTCGATGCTTCGGGCGGCCATCTCGCGGAAATTGCTGCAGTCGGCGCGGTGCACGCTGACGCCCTTGCCGCGGGTGATGAAGCCGCGGATGTCATCGGGCGGCGCGGGCTTGCAGCACTTGGCCAGCTGCGTCATCAGCGAGTCAATGCCCACCACCAGCACGCCGCCCTTGGGCCCGTTGTCGTTGGTGCGCGTCTTCTTGAGCAGCAGGTAGTCGTCGGGCTGCATGACGGGCTCTGGCGGGCGCAGCACCGTCTCGATGTTGCGCAGCGAGAACTCGTCCTTGCCCACCACCTCAAACAGGCCGTCGGCCGACTTGAAGCCCAGTTGCACCGCCAGATCGTCCAGCTTGATGGCCGTTTTTCCCTCGCGCTGGAGCAGCTTTTCAACGGCCTCTCGCCCGCGCGCCACCGTCTCGTGCGTGGCCTGGGCGTTGAACCAGGCGCGCACCTTGGCCTTGGCACGGTTGCTGGTGAGGTAGCCCAGCTCGGCATTGAGCCAGTCGCGCGACGGGCGGCCTTCCTTGACGGTGGTTATCTCCACGGTCTGCCCGTTTTGCAGCGGGGTGTTCAGCGGCACCATGGCACCGTCGACCCGCGCGCCGCGGCAGCGGTGGCCCACGCTGGTGTGCACCGTGTAGGCAAAGTCCACAGGGGTCGCGCCCTGGGGCAGCTCGACCACGGCGGCGTCGGGTGTCAGCACGTAGATGCGGTCTTCAAACAGGCCGCGGTTGGGCACGGCGCCCGAAAGATCGCGTTCCCACGCGAGCAGCTGGCGCAGCACGGCAATCTTGGCGTCGTACTCACCCGTGGCGGACACGCCCGCATAGCCCTTGCTGCCGGCCTCCTTGTAGGCCCAGTGTGCCGCCACCCCATGCTCGGCGTGCTCGTGCATGGCCTGCGTGCGGATCTGGATCTCGATGGGCTTGCCCTGGTCGTCGCGCACGATGGTGTGCAGCGACTGGTAGCCGTTGGGCTTGGGCTTGGCGATGTAGTCGTCAAACTCCTCGACGATGGGTTTGAACTGCTCGTGCACCCAGCTCAGCGCGGCATAGCAGTCCTTCACCGAAGGCACCACCACGCGCAGCGCGCGGATGTCGAACACCTGGTCGAAGTTGAGCGACTTGCCGCGCATCTTCTTGACGATGCTGTAGATGTGCTTGGGCCGGCCCTGCACGGTGGCACTGATGCTGCGCCCGCGCAGTTCGCTCTCCAGCCGCCCGCGCAGCTGCTCCATGTAGACCTCGCGCTCGCCACGCTTTTCGTCGAGCAGGCGGGCCACCTCCTTGTAGGTGTCGGGCTCCAGAAAGCGGAACGACAGGTCCTCCAGCTCCCACTTCATCTGCCAGATGCCCAGGCGGTTGGCCAAGGGCGCAAACACCTGCAGCGACTCGCGCGCCAGGTTGGGCGACACCGGCCGTTTGCTGGCCGCATGAAAGCGCAGGGTCTGCAGGCGCGACGCCAGCCGCAGCATCACCACGCGCAAATCGCGCGAGAACGCCAGCAGCATCTTGCGCACGTTTTCGGTCTGCACGGCGGCGTCGTCCACCTGCTGGGCATCGCGCGCCTGGAGCTGCACGCGCATGAGCTTGGTGGTCTCGACTGCCAGCGCGGCAAAGTTTTCGCCAAAAGCCTTGGCAATGACCTCTTCGGGCTTGTTCAGGTGCACGCAGGCATGCACCAGGTAGCTGGCTGCCTGCATGGCTTCAGACCCGCCAATGCCCCGCAGGATGGCGGCTACGGCATCAGCATGCGCCAGCGTGTTTTCGCCAGAGTCCAGCATCTCGCCGACCAGCAGCGGCTCGGCAAAGGCGCGCGCACGCGCCAGGGCGTTGGCCTGTTCAGGCAGGGACTGCGACGTGGCCGCAATCAGTTGCGGGAGCGCGTCGCCAGCCACCGACAGCGTGGCCTGTGCGGGGGGATTGGTCTTCATGCGGCAGCGACACCTTCCTCGGCCAGCAGAAAATCAGCGACTGCCTGCACCTGGTCCGGGGCGACCAGCGTGGGCGCATGGCCCACACCTTCAAACTCGACCAGCGTGGCCCGCGGCCCGCGGGCTGTCATGGCCTGTGCGGTCTGGCGCGAAAGCAGATCCGACTGCGCGCCGCGCAGCAACAGCGTGCGCGCGGCAATGTGGTCGTACAGCTGCCACAGCGTGGCCTCGCCAGCCGCGGCAGCATCCTGCGTGAGCCCCCTGAACGGCACGGCGATGGCAGGGTCGTAATGCAGCGTGAAGCCGCCGCCCGCGGGCAGCTCGCGCACCATGGCGCGCGACAGTTCCAGCCACTGCTGCGGCGTGTGCGGGCCAAAACTGGTAGAGATGGCCCACATGGCATCTGCCGCCTGCTGCAGCGACGCAAACTGCACGCTCTGGCCCAGGTACAGGCCAATGCGCTGCAGCGCCTCCCACTGGATAACCGGGCCCACATCGTTGAGCACCATGCGGCGCACCGGCACGGGCAGCGGAAGGCCCGCCTGCCCCGCCACCGCCATGCCGATCAGCCCGCCCATGCTGGTGCCCACCCAGTCCAGGGTCTGTAGCGGCGTGGTGTGGTGCAGCTGCGCCAGCAACGCCAGCATGTCGGCCGCATATTGCGGGATCTGGTAGCCCGCAGGGTCGGCCAGCCAGTCGCTCTGGCCGCGGCCCACCACATCGGGGCAGATCACGCGCATGCGCGTGCTCAGCGCCCGCGCCAGCGTGTCGAAATCGCGTCCCTGCCGCGACAGCCCATGCACGCAAACCACCACATGCGGATGGGCGGGATTGCCCGTGGCGTTCCACTCCCAGTAGGCCATGCGGTGCAGCCCCTCGGGCGCAGGCGCGCGGCCCGGTTGCACGGGCGCTGCGGCATTGCCGGGGCACAGTACGTAGTTCAGCGTAGGTTCATTCATGGAGGCGAGATCCGGGAGCAGCGCTTGATAATGCGGTGGAAGGTCTGCAGGCCCGGGCCGCTTTTGCAACGGGGCCGTGGCGGGTGAGGCACCTGCTTCGAAACCCCGGTACGGCCCGCTTGCCCTGGCCGCGCCGCGTGGCTGCAGCGGCTCATCCGACGAGCCGCAGAGCGTGTGTTGATGCCGACCTTCCTTTGCGACGCATCCTAATTCA encodes the following:
- a CDS encoding alpha/beta fold hydrolase produces the protein MNEPTLNYVLCPGNAAAPVQPGRAPAPEGLHRMAYWEWNATGNPAHPHVVVCVHGLSRQGRDFDTLARALSTRMRVICPDVVGRGQSDWLADPAGYQIPQYAADMLALLAQLHHTTPLQTLDWVGTSMGGLIGMAVAGQAGLPLPVPVRRMVLNDVGPVIQWEALQRIGLYLGQSVQFASLQQAADAMWAISTSFGPHTPQQWLELSRAMVRELPAGGGFTLHYDPAIAVPFRGLTQDAAAAGEATLWQLYDHIAARTLLLRGAQSDLLSRQTAQAMTARGPRATLVEFEGVGHAPTLVAPDQVQAVADFLLAEEGVAAA
- a CDS encoding RelA/SpoT family protein, which produces MKTNPPAQATLSVAGDALPQLIAATSQSLPEQANALARARAFAEPLLVGEMLDSGENTLAHADAVAAILRGIGGSEAMQAASYLVHACVHLNKPEEVIAKAFGENFAALAVETTKLMRVQLQARDAQQVDDAAVQTENVRKMLLAFSRDLRVVMLRLASRLQTLRFHAASKRPVSPNLARESLQVFAPLANRLGIWQMKWELEDLSFRFLEPDTYKEVARLLDEKRGEREVYMEQLRGRLESELRGRSISATVQGRPKHIYSIVKKMRGKSLNFDQVFDIRALRVVVPSVKDCYAALSWVHEQFKPIVEEFDDYIAKPKPNGYQSLHTIVRDDQGKPIEIQIRTQAMHEHAEHGVAAHWAYKEAGSKGYAGVSATGEYDAKIAVLRQLLAWERDLSGAVPNRGLFEDRIYVLTPDAAVVELPQGATPVDFAYTVHTSVGHRCRGARVDGAMVPLNTPLQNGQTVEITTVKEGRPSRDWLNAELGYLTSNRAKAKVRAWFNAQATHETVARGREAVEKLLQREGKTAIKLDDLAVQLGFKSADGLFEVVGKDEFSLRNIETVLRPPEPVMQPDDYLLLKKTRTNDNGPKGGVLVVGIDSLMTQLAKCCKPAPPDDIRGFITRGKGVSVHRADCSNFREMAARSIERVIDVEWGAPKRAAAAAVYPVDVAVEAADRQGLLRDISEVFAREKTNVIGVQTQSVKGTAWMTFTVEVADSGRLNKVLSIVAGVQGVRSARRR
- the phaR gene encoding polyhydroxyalkanoate synthesis repressor PhaR codes for the protein MSLGSFVVSDKQSTAGAKPAQRVIKKYPNRRLYDTDTSTYITLAEVRQLVMDHQVVVVRDAKTGEDLTRSILLQIILEEEAGGAPMFTEAVLANIIRFYGHAMQSFMGAYLEKNVQAFTDIQTKLAEQSQSVTPEMWAQFMNLQSPMLKGMMGNYVEQSQSVLTQMQEQMQKQTEQMLGAFGLKR